The genomic interval TGGTCTGGGATCAGGTgcccccctgtccatgtagtcACATGCATTATTATCTAAAAGGCtacactgatcctagatcagcatgcCTACTCTAAGATACTTTTTGAATATGGGTTGCAGGTTTTTCATCAGTTCACGAGTGGTTCTGAAGTGGACTCACGAGGTCCAAAGTGGCAGTTCTCAACTAAAGGACAAGAGACCCCGTAACGAACGTTGGCCGTGCGCAGTAGGTCACCTGATGGGTGTCGACGAACGATGGTGATTCAACACGCAGAATGGTCTGGAAATGAACAGAAAATGGCAGCGGTAAACGTTCTTTGGTCAGAGGCGATAGGGAGGACAGCCACCTGTTGCTTTTCACTGTTCGTCGGCTCCGTCCGGTTTGTCCTTAACAAGTTCATAGTTCATAGCGATCAGGACTAGGGTGGAAGCACCTGTGCGATGGTCTCCTTGGCACTCTGACTCAGTCTCTCCGGAAACGCCACCTCGTACTCCACCAGCAGGTCACCGCGGCGATCGGGCCGCTTGGGCAGAGGAAGCCCCTCCCCCGTGATGCGTCGTTTCATCCCCGGACGCACCACATCCCCTGTCGTCACGGTTACTGTCCTGCCGTCCAACGTGGGGGCGATGACCGTACAGCCGCACAGcgcctgaaggagagagagagagagggagggagagggagggagggagagaataggGGGAGAGATGTTACACTTCAACACTTCATCACTCTAGTCTACGTACAAACAGTTGTCTGTAGGTTCAAGAATTATTGTCATTCTATGTACTATCAATTTGTTTTAGCAAGCACTCGGAGAACAACGTATACAAAAAAGTATATTTAGTTTAGTTAAAGTTCAGATCACTCTGCCTTACCTCTCTGAGGGAGACCTTGGCGGGGTAAACGATGTCAGAGCCGTCTCGCCGGAACACCGGGTGTGGCTTATCCTTGACCACGAACACCACGTCCGCCGGGATGTTAGTCGGCGTCTCGTCGCCCTCTTTAGGGAAGGTGACCTTCgtcccctccttccatcccttctTTATCTCCACCTCCAGGATCTTGTCCTCCATCCGGATGGTCCGTCGGTCTGCGTTCAGCCGCTTGTGGGAGATCTTCATTCTCTTCGTGCAGCCTGAGAGCACCTGGAAAAAGGACCACGATGGAAATGAGGCATGGACTTCATGGTGTTTTCCTAGACAACTTTAACCTTGTATGATGTGCTGTGTGTATATGGATACTTTGAATTGTCAAATTAAATAAGTCAACCAACCAACCTCCTCTAAGGTCACCCTGAGGTCGTGGAGCACGGGTGGGTCCTGGTGCTTCTCAACCATctgcccccccatcccccctccccccatccctgTGCTGAAGGAACGGGGGAACCCCCCCATCCCGAAACGGGCGAAGGGATCGTCAGTGTCCATGTTGTCCCCGTCTGGGCCCCCGCCGTTTCGGGGGAAGAACTGGTCGAAGGGGCTCCGGCCCCCGAAGAACTCGGCGAAGATGGCGTGGGGGTCACCCTGGAAGGAGTAGCTGAAACTAGGGCCCCCGGGAACACCCCCTCCTCCTGGGGGGCCTCCTCCCTtcaaccctggagagagagagggagagttaaaCATTTGTGGCTCTGGTCCAGACTTCTTTCAATAGAAGTTGTGTAAACATTTTCTATGTGCAGTGGCACCCATGGGTGTGGAAACAACgtgtctgtgtggagggctagatgggaggaacgacgcgtctgtgtggagggctagatgggaggaacgctctgtgtggagggctagatgggaggaacgctctgtgtggagggctagatgggaggaacgctctgtgtggagggctagatgggaggaacgctctgtgtggagggctagatgggaggaacgctctgtgtggagggctagatgggaggaacaatgcgtctgtgtggagggctagatgggaggaacaatgcgtctgtgtggagggctagatgggaggaacgctctgtgtggagggctagatgggaggaacgaCGCGTCTGTGTGGAGGGTTAGATGAGAGGAacgctctgtgtggagggctagatgggaggaacaatgcgtctgtgtggagggctagatgggaggaacgctctgtgtggagggctagatgggaggaacaatgcgtctgtgtggagggctagatgggaggaacgctctgtgtggagggctagatgggaggaacgctctgtgtggagggctagatgggaggaacgctctgtgtggagggctagatgggaggaacaatgcgtctgtgtggagggctagatgggaggaacgctctgtgtggagggctagatgggaggaacgctctgtgtggagggctagatgggaggaacgctctgtgtggagggctagatgggaggaacgctctgtgtggagggctagatgggaggaacaatgcgtctgtgtggagggctagatgggaggaacaatgcgtctgtgtggagggctagatgggaggaacgctctgtgtggagggctagatgggaggaacaacgcgtctgtgtggagggctagatgggaggaacgacgcgtctgtgtggagggctagatgggaggaacgctc from Salvelinus alpinus chromosome 2, SLU_Salpinus.1, whole genome shotgun sequence carries:
- the LOC139568235 gene encoding dnaJ homolog subfamily B member 1-like, which produces MVNMGKDYYNVLGIQKGATEDEIKKAYRKQALRYHPDKNKAPKAEDKFKEIAEAYDVLSDPQKKDIYDRFGEEGLKGGGPPGGGGVPGGPSFSYSFQGDPHAIFAEFFGGRSPFDQFFPRNGGGPDGDNMDTDDPFARFGMGGFPRSFSTGMGGGGMGGQMVEKHQDPPVLHDLRVTLEEVLSGCTKRMKISHKRLNADRRTIRMEDKILEVEIKKGWKEGTKVTFPKEGDETPTNIPADVVFVVKDKPHPVFRRDGSDIVYPAKVSLREALCGCTVIAPTLDGRTVTVTTGDVVRPGMKRRITGEGLPLPKRPDRRGDLLVEYEVAFPERLSQSAKETIAQVLPP